The following proteins come from a genomic window of Synechococcus sp. BIOS-E4-1:
- the lepA gene encoding translation elongation factor 4, whose amino-acid sequence MTDAPVSRIRNFCIIAHIDHGKSTLADRLLQDTGTVANRDMQEQFLDNMDLERERGITIKLQAARMKYTAADGETYTLNLIDTPGHVDFSYEVSRSLQACEGALLVVDASQGVEAQTLANVYLALENDLEIIPVLNKIDLPGADPDRIKEEIEAIIGLDCSNAIPCSAKTGLGVPEILREVVDKVPPPADAVDEPTKALIFDSYYDPYRGVIVYFRVMSGRINCKDKVLLMESKKVYELDEVGVMAPDQRKVDELHAGEVGYLAASIKAVADARVGDTITLLNAPADEPLPGYTEAKPMVFCGLFPTEADQYPDLREALDKLQLSDAALKFEPETSSAMGFGFRCGFLGLLHMEIVQERLEREYDLDLIVTAPSVIYQVNMIDGTEEMVDNPATLPDPQKRESIEEPYVRMEIYAPNDYNGTLMGLCQERRGEYIDMKYITTDRVTLIYELPLAEVVTDFFDQMKTRTQGYASMEYHLIGYRKNELVRLDVLINGERADPLTTIVHRDKAYNVGKGLVEKLKELIPRQQFKIPLQASIGSRIIASTSISAMRKDVLAKCYGGDISRKKKLLKKQAKGKKRMKAMGKVDVPQEAFMAVLKLNHAN is encoded by the coding sequence ATGACCGACGCTCCCGTCTCACGGATCCGTAATTTCTGCATCATTGCCCATATCGACCACGGCAAGTCGACCCTGGCCGACCGTTTGCTGCAGGACACAGGCACGGTGGCCAACAGGGACATGCAGGAGCAGTTTCTGGACAACATGGATCTGGAGCGGGAGCGGGGGATCACGATCAAGCTCCAGGCCGCGCGGATGAAGTACACCGCTGCTGATGGTGAGACCTACACCCTCAACCTGATCGATACCCCTGGTCACGTGGACTTCTCCTATGAGGTGAGCCGCAGCCTGCAGGCCTGCGAAGGTGCCCTGCTTGTGGTGGATGCCAGCCAGGGCGTCGAAGCTCAGACGCTGGCCAACGTGTACCTGGCCCTGGAAAACGATCTGGAGATCATTCCGGTGCTGAACAAGATCGACCTGCCAGGAGCGGACCCCGATCGGATTAAGGAAGAGATCGAAGCGATCATCGGGCTGGATTGCAGCAATGCCATTCCCTGTTCAGCCAAGACAGGGCTTGGTGTTCCCGAGATTCTTCGAGAAGTGGTCGATAAGGTGCCGCCGCCTGCCGATGCGGTGGATGAGCCCACCAAGGCGCTGATCTTTGATTCCTATTACGACCCCTACCGGGGGGTGATTGTGTATTTCCGGGTGATGAGCGGCCGGATCAATTGCAAGGACAAGGTCCTGTTGATGGAAAGCAAGAAGGTCTATGAGCTCGATGAAGTGGGCGTGATGGCCCCTGACCAGCGCAAAGTTGATGAGCTGCACGCTGGTGAGGTGGGGTATCTGGCTGCATCGATCAAGGCCGTGGCCGATGCCCGTGTGGGTGACACCATTACTTTGCTGAATGCTCCGGCGGATGAGCCGCTGCCCGGTTACACCGAGGCCAAGCCGATGGTGTTCTGCGGTCTGTTCCCTACTGAAGCGGATCAGTATCCCGATCTGCGTGAAGCGCTCGACAAGCTGCAGCTCTCGGATGCTGCACTCAAGTTCGAGCCTGAAACCAGCAGTGCCATGGGTTTCGGGTTTCGTTGTGGCTTCCTTGGTTTGCTGCACATGGAAATCGTGCAGGAACGCCTGGAGCGCGAATACGACCTTGATCTGATCGTTACCGCACCGTCGGTGATTTATCAGGTGAACATGATTGACGGCACTGAAGAGATGGTGGATAACCCCGCCACGCTTCCCGATCCGCAGAAGCGTGAATCCATCGAAGAGCCTTACGTGCGCATGGAGATCTATGCACCTAATGACTACAACGGTACGTTGATGGGCCTCTGCCAGGAGCGTCGAGGTGAGTATATCGATATGAAGTACATCACCACCGACCGGGTGACGCTGATCTATGAACTACCGCTGGCTGAAGTGGTGACCGACTTCTTCGATCAGATGAAGACGCGCACCCAGGGCTATGCCTCGATGGAATATCACCTGATCGGTTATCGCAAAAACGAACTGGTACGCCTCGATGTGTTGATCAATGGTGAACGGGCTGACCCGCTGACCACCATCGTGCACCGCGACAAGGCCTACAACGTGGGTAAGGGTTTGGTGGAAAAGCTCAAGGAGCTGATTCCCCGCCAGCAGTTCAAGATTCCCCTGCAGGCATCAATTGGTAGTCGCATCATTGCTTCCACCAGCATCAGTGCGATGCGCAAAGACGTGCTGGCCAAGTGCTACGGCGGTGACATTTCGCGCAAGAAGAAGCTGCTGAAAAAACAGGCCAAAGGCAAGAAGCGCATGAAGGCCATGGGTAAGGTGGATGTGCCCCAGGAGGCTTTCATGGCGGTGCTGAAACTGAATCACGCGAATTGA
- a CDS encoding prepilin-type N-terminal cleavage/methylation domain-containing protein: MGIYTFPNRSSICEPQAGFSLIEVLVAFTILLIVLAGVFELRLSSIRRTEETGTRNQIQDLIRIDIALVRKKALQWQCQSGPSCSGTQPQTAQYQPTRYMNSYCSETINDQLGHFLTDEGINDKTIENNEQNINISRTININGKQIDITYLGSSGKQTISKNISLLPEAISWCG; encoded by the coding sequence ATGGGGATCTACACGTTTCCAAATCGCTCATCAATTTGCGAACCACAAGCTGGATTCAGCTTGATTGAGGTTTTAGTGGCATTCACAATATTACTCATCGTGCTTGCGGGAGTATTTGAGTTGCGATTAAGCAGTATTCGTCGAACTGAGGAAACTGGAACCCGCAATCAAATCCAGGACTTGATTCGCATCGACATTGCCCTTGTCCGCAAAAAAGCACTTCAATGGCAATGCCAATCAGGACCATCGTGCAGTGGAACCCAACCCCAGACCGCTCAATATCAACCAACGCGCTATATGAATTCATATTGTTCTGAAACGATCAACGATCAACTGGGGCATTTTCTAACCGACGAAGGCATTAACGACAAGACGATTGAAAACAACGAGCAAAACATCAACATTTCCAGAACGATCAACATCAATGGCAAACAAATTGATATCACCTACCTCGGCTCTTCAGGAAAGCAGACCATCAGCAAAAACATCTCTCTCCTGCCTGAGGCGATCAGCTGGTGCGGCTGA
- a CDS encoding prepilin-type N-terminal cleavage/methylation domain-containing protein — protein sequence MVVQKKDAQIVIMTNHSNESPSSFDPMVHSESGLTLVELLVASLIAGIVSTLTWNILIQNAKGDARAEFRRRLHQDWQQATSLIQSEIALSDVIKSQSLSQEDVEATGCALLQDQSARLKLKMHLLGTLPEIIYGVRKISSLPVDYSKKLLGGPDAGVLIRCGPRMTISKKGRIEYIQGNYQQSIVLDNLDLSEHDGLDILDRITSPDGKTSQKFVDFSLSMIENSSEANDREIRTKTFNSGGVSRINEVPPIPSDQSVCEAICRIQDVECGNNVVTLLKADESFHVAGGREEPAFGTETICTNRPYSYSQGIQGANGNYVLDGNPTPSRTNPSRVTLIGGQQGRNILLGSPADDVMKGGEKHDALIGRGGNDQLDGNDGNDSFLPWSDTSQENGSTISVNGGKGFDRVYLKGDQKTYRLAGGCDDKTCEVRLSGNDNVILNLISVEQIIFNNGITTLK from the coding sequence ATGGTCGTGCAGAAAAAGGACGCTCAGATTGTGATTATGACAAATCATTCTAACGAATCACCAAGCAGTTTCGATCCAATGGTCCACTCTGAATCAGGGTTGACCTTGGTTGAATTATTGGTCGCCTCGTTAATTGCTGGCATCGTGTCAACATTAACATGGAACATCTTGATCCAAAATGCCAAAGGCGACGCACGCGCTGAATTCAGACGAAGGCTTCATCAGGATTGGCAGCAGGCAACATCATTGATTCAATCAGAGATTGCTCTTAGTGATGTAATCAAGTCGCAAAGCCTTTCACAGGAAGACGTCGAAGCCACTGGCTGCGCACTCCTACAAGACCAAAGTGCACGATTGAAGCTGAAAATGCACCTCCTTGGAACATTGCCGGAAATCATCTATGGTGTCCGTAAAATCAGCTCCCTGCCGGTTGATTACTCCAAGAAGCTATTGGGAGGCCCAGATGCAGGGGTGTTGATACGTTGTGGGCCTCGGATGACAATTAGCAAAAAAGGAAGAATCGAATATATCCAAGGGAATTATCAACAATCAATCGTCCTGGACAATCTTGACTTATCGGAACATGATGGTCTTGATATTCTTGATAGAATAACTAGTCCTGACGGGAAAACAAGTCAAAAATTTGTAGATTTTTCATTAAGCATGATAGAAAATTCAAGCGAAGCTAACGACAGAGAAATACGAACAAAAACATTCAACAGCGGTGGCGTATCACGAATCAACGAAGTGCCGCCGATCCCCAGTGATCAATCAGTCTGCGAAGCAATTTGTCGAATCCAAGATGTTGAATGCGGAAATAACGTAGTCACACTCCTCAAAGCTGATGAAAGCTTTCACGTGGCAGGTGGGCGTGAGGAACCAGCCTTTGGCACTGAAACAATCTGCACCAATCGTCCATACTCGTACAGTCAAGGTATACAAGGGGCCAACGGTAATTATGTGCTGGATGGCAACCCAACGCCCAGTCGAACTAATCCATCTCGAGTCACACTGATTGGTGGACAACAAGGTCGTAATATTCTGCTTGGCTCACCAGCCGATGACGTCATGAAGGGTGGCGAAAAGCATGATGCACTGATCGGACGGGGTGGCAATGATCAACTTGATGGAAACGACGGTAATGACAGTTTCCTTCCATGGTCCGATACCTCACAAGAAAACGGAAGCACCATTTCAGTGAACGGGGGTAAAGGATTTGATCGTGTCTATCTCAAAGGCGATCAAAAAACTTATCGACTGGCTGGTGGCTGTGATGACAAGACGTGCGAAGTGCGCTTGAGCGGAAACGATAACGTCATCCTCAATCTGATAAGTGTGGAGCAAATCATCTTCAACAATGGTATAACGACCTTGAAATAA
- a CDS encoding prepilin-type N-terminal cleavage/methylation domain-containing protein, translating into MVADASAKQGFCSLAHSDMKTLAFLSPISGEKCEGEVVCAIGAAQTSTHRPAMTTLNSRLTLAMLKRKNARNMLEKGFTLVELLIVVIIIGILSGVALPAFLNQQDKAKVNAAETQVMSAAKSCAALQVTGQESSFEIPEKAGTATVTSNATATNGCDASGVGDITFTSVSAAGSPFEGLATPAVATLSEEGGVKLTQAAAKN; encoded by the coding sequence TTGGTTGCAGACGCAAGCGCCAAGCAAGGCTTTTGCAGCCTTGCTCATAGCGACATGAAAACTTTAGCCTTTCTTTCCCCCATATCCGGCGAAAAGTGTGAAGGTGAGGTGGTATGCGCCATCGGTGCGGCACAAACATCCACCCACAGACCAGCCATGACCACATTGAACAGCCGGCTCACACTGGCCATGCTCAAGCGCAAAAATGCACGCAACATGCTTGAAAAGGGCTTCACCCTGGTGGAGCTGCTGATCGTTGTGATCATCATTGGAATTCTCTCAGGCGTAGCACTGCCGGCTTTCCTGAACCAACAAGACAAGGCCAAAGTCAATGCAGCCGAAACTCAGGTCATGAGCGCGGCTAAGAGCTGTGCTGCTCTACAAGTCACCGGCCAAGAATCTAGTTTCGAAATTCCCGAAAAAGCCGGAACCGCCACAGTGACATCAAACGCCACTGCTACCAACGGCTGCGATGCAAGTGGAGTAGGAGATATCACTTTTACATCTGTTAGCGCTGCGGGCTCTCCTTTTGAAGGGCTTGCAACACCAGCCGTAGCAACATTAAGCGAAGAGGGGGGCGTGAAACTCACACAAGCAGCAGCAAAAAATTAG
- a CDS encoding VWA domain-containing protein, with protein sequence MALRSTQTLISEGQGKATLRQNTTNGLRLMRSEVERSMNLLVTRTDTTEGDDPEMDLMSNHADVVMLCKNNAGSQGFKPIFGINMVELEEPVIYGVSLSSNQRGYSILRCGAALNMDGTYQGSKSGTSEATTSDETFESQLFISRVIDDIGTIPCRLDDLAEDEGCPAGQPLADVLEQSEFTFTQGKTPARTFQQPAIRVQTDINTKLVKFIDPYTLDDSNTEDPYQISASYLEKTSDVKSSTKKDLHFAAFARADKRVRYGFNDTNGNQGDGYSGGAFFQNITSRNVRFILDGSGSMSACVAWSGEYSNSWRLFYDPNKGWFYTREICSFTRMEALQHEMIDIIKNLPDATKMGLAAFSTEDNDNNKTWAPSEENLVELGPPTSETRQSAIDFVLSLSAGNPGSWGGTMPWDSLDQAFGDSVTDTVYFLSDGKPNRDQDSNDWTNSDYDIVANYYAGLNASRVTNGNRSIKINSTSVGLDSPWMQLLSSKTSGEYIKVDDI encoded by the coding sequence ATGGCCTTGCGCTCAACACAAACACTGATCTCTGAAGGACAAGGGAAAGCAACGCTGCGACAAAATACAACCAATGGCCTTCGGTTAATGCGCTCAGAGGTTGAGCGCAGCATGAATCTCTTGGTCACGCGAACTGATACCACTGAAGGAGACGATCCAGAGATGGATCTGATGAGCAATCATGCTGATGTGGTCATGCTGTGCAAGAATAATGCAGGCAGCCAAGGATTTAAGCCGATATTTGGAATCAATATGGTCGAACTTGAAGAGCCTGTGATCTATGGCGTCAGCCTGAGTAGCAACCAACGCGGCTATTCGATTTTGAGGTGCGGAGCTGCACTGAATATGGATGGAACATATCAGGGAAGCAAATCAGGCACCAGTGAGGCAACCACTTCTGATGAGACCTTTGAATCGCAACTGTTTATCAGTCGGGTGATTGATGATATTGGAACAATCCCTTGCAGACTGGACGACTTGGCAGAAGACGAAGGCTGTCCAGCTGGGCAGCCGCTAGCCGATGTTCTCGAACAATCAGAATTCACCTTCACGCAGGGCAAAACACCAGCAAGAACCTTTCAGCAGCCAGCCATTCGAGTCCAAACTGACATCAACACCAAGCTCGTTAAGTTTATTGACCCGTACACCCTGGACGATTCCAACACAGAGGACCCTTATCAAATTTCAGCAAGTTATTTAGAAAAGACGTCCGACGTTAAATCCAGTACCAAAAAAGACCTTCACTTTGCAGCCTTTGCAAGAGCCGACAAGAGAGTGCGCTATGGATTTAACGACACCAACGGCAATCAAGGCGATGGCTATAGCGGCGGTGCTTTTTTCCAAAACATCACCAGCCGCAATGTTCGCTTTATCCTTGATGGATCAGGCTCAATGAGTGCCTGTGTGGCCTGGAGTGGCGAATATAGCAATTCATGGAGACTCTTCTATGACCCTAACAAGGGGTGGTTTTATACCAGAGAAATCTGCAGTTTCACCAGGATGGAGGCACTGCAACACGAGATGATTGACATCATTAAAAACTTACCTGACGCCACCAAGATGGGCCTTGCTGCATTCAGCACAGAAGATAATGATAACAACAAAACGTGGGCACCGAGTGAAGAAAACCTTGTGGAACTTGGACCACCTACTTCAGAAACTCGCCAATCTGCAATTGATTTTGTTCTCAGCCTCAGCGCCGGCAATCCAGGCTCTTGGGGTGGCACAATGCCATGGGACAGCCTTGATCAAGCGTTTGGAGACAGCGTCACCGACACCGTTTACTTCCTCTCTGATGGCAAACCAAATCGTGACCAAGACTCAAACGATTGGACTAATAGTGATTACGACATAGTTGCCAATTACTACGCCGGCCTTAATGCTTCACGGGTGACCAATGGCAACCGCTCGATCAAAATCAACTCCACAAGTGTTGGTCTTGACTCCCCATGGATGCAATTACTCTCAAGCAAAACCTCAGGAGAATACATCAAAGTCGATGATATTTAG
- a CDS encoding Tfp pilus assembly protein FimT/FimU → MTCNNTKQKGFSLVELIVGLAILSTASAITVPIITRNWWQVDVDRYASQLESGIYGLRAKLGSRKTSCSMMFPAAESFMTPETITEFSQGKNRTDFKCCDSEISQLIDDTGCMEGYAGNKLSEITGRPLDNLRLVQKESAPESQHVRVAVSTRDFGFTPPGTTANAGTLTFLICHQKALSKGDPTNCIPGQERLSIRCIQIDGTGAIESGNWINDTSIAASSNGRCQAT, encoded by the coding sequence ATGACCTGCAATAACACCAAGCAAAAGGGATTTAGCCTCGTTGAACTCATTGTTGGGCTGGCAATTCTAAGCACTGCATCAGCAATCACAGTTCCAATCATAACTCGAAATTGGTGGCAAGTTGATGTGGATCGTTATGCATCACAACTCGAATCAGGCATTTATGGCTTACGCGCAAAACTCGGTTCACGCAAAACCAGCTGTTCCATGATGTTTCCTGCTGCAGAAAGCTTTATGACACCAGAAACCATCACGGAATTTAGCCAAGGTAAAAACAGAACAGATTTCAAGTGTTGCGACTCCGAAATCAGCCAATTGATCGACGACACGGGCTGCATGGAGGGATATGCCGGCAACAAGCTCAGTGAGATTACGGGAAGGCCTCTCGATAACTTAAGGCTTGTGCAAAAAGAATCCGCGCCAGAATCGCAACATGTCAGAGTTGCGGTCAGCACAAGAGACTTTGGCTTTACGCCACCTGGAACAACTGCAAACGCGGGAACGCTCACGTTTTTAATTTGTCATCAAAAGGCCCTATCCAAAGGTGATCCCACCAACTGCATCCCTGGTCAAGAACGACTCAGCATTCGCTGTATACAAATTGATGGAACTGGCGCTATTGAGAGTGGCAACTGGATCAACGACACAAGCATTGCAGCGTCGAGTAATGGTCGTTGCCAAGCAACATAA
- a CDS encoding type IV pilin protein: MNHLAKRRRKRARQLSHHTQPDINGFTLTELIIAVGIVVTLSFIAIPSYFSQACKSKTTEVISSVSSLQAIISAYIDETGAYPTNWDNLNSISAIMSVGGEMTGEFTEIWTLPSEHYEITVSGPASSTYNITGVSKDGCPNRDVKACLNASTGASKLSRGDGTTNAVDVICT, from the coding sequence ATGAACCATTTAGCAAAGCGCAGACGAAAGCGAGCACGACAACTAAGCCACCATACTCAACCAGACATCAACGGATTCACTTTAACAGAGCTGATTATAGCCGTCGGAATCGTTGTAACTCTCAGCTTTATTGCAATACCGAGCTATTTCAGCCAGGCTTGTAAATCAAAAACAACAGAAGTTATATCAAGCGTCAGCTCTCTGCAAGCAATCATTTCCGCCTATATCGACGAAACAGGCGCCTACCCGACCAACTGGGACAACCTCAACAGCATCAGCGCCATCATGAGCGTCGGTGGTGAAATGACAGGAGAATTCACTGAAATATGGACACTGCCAAGTGAACACTATGAAATCACCGTCAGCGGTCCAGCAAGCTCGACGTACAACATCACTGGAGTCTCGAAAGATGGGTGTCCTAACAGAGACGTCAAAGCCTGCTTGAACGCAAGTACCGGAGCCAGCAAACTCAGCAGAGGAGATGGAACAACCAATGCAGTAGATGTCATTTGCACGTAG
- a CDS encoding type IV pilin protein — protein MTTLNSRLQLAMLNRKRGRNLIEKGFTLVELMIVIVIVGILSAVALPNFLNQTSKAKATECTTKAGTIMGTVGADALDSPAAGTATLNALVSDANGKSALCTFTAGGTGTSVGVPVSGVYTLTAVGKSGSDLENKYSGDFCVNYETGKKGQATSNTATAPTPGASC, from the coding sequence ATGACAACTCTCAACAGCCGCCTTCAACTGGCGATGCTCAACCGCAAGAGAGGACGCAACCTGATCGAAAAGGGCTTCACCTTGGTGGAGCTGATGATCGTGATCGTGATTGTTGGAATCCTCTCTGCTGTTGCGCTACCCAACTTCCTGAATCAAACAAGCAAAGCCAAGGCCACAGAATGCACTACGAAAGCTGGAACAATAATGGGAACAGTGGGAGCAGATGCATTAGATAGCCCAGCAGCAGGGACAGCGACGTTAAATGCACTCGTGAGTGACGCCAACGGTAAATCCGCTCTTTGTACATTTACAGCGGGAGGAACCGGAACGAGCGTAGGCGTACCTGTCAGTGGTGTATACACATTAACTGCAGTAGGAAAGTCAGGTAGTGATCTAGAAAATAAATACAGCGGAGATTTCTGTGTAAACTACGAGACTGGCAAAAAAGGGCAAGCAACATCAAATACAGCAACCGCACCAACCCCAGGCGCATCATGCTAA
- a CDS encoding sensor histidine kinase KdpD — MNYQPLPSLRTWLQSTAVLTVVAGYTVLLLLNGVLSELQRRQQHQRLVQSLVQRAAVVQLDPAPLRSFGLEASLLAVGSAQKPRLQRDASGEQWLVSRQLLQLPSGQQRWLQLRQNVTSSLEQQRLAQLLLVAAAGLSTLFTALLLRPVIRRGLLVPLDDFDQQLQTLEADNLGEHLLDPQLQPQELRAIAIAFNNLQQRLAAAWRRERAFVDGVAHELRTPITVISGHSQRLQREALPASVQRSADLINAEAARIADLLRVLRDLALIDSGRLQLDYQSLDPDDQLLLAYESLSANSNGRLQLPQPAGELMPSLWADSARVQQCLQALIRNALLYSSGIVRLQTEQSCDGLILHVIDQGDGIAEGDRSVLLQRFKRGVNSAGTRGMGIGLALVYELMQVMQGELLINDAEGGGADLQLRFRLAAAGP; from the coding sequence TTGAACTACCAGCCTCTACCCTCGCTGCGCACCTGGCTGCAGTCCACCGCGGTGCTCACGGTTGTGGCGGGTTACACCGTGCTGCTGCTGCTTAACGGTGTTTTGTCTGAGCTGCAGAGACGTCAACAGCATCAACGGTTAGTGCAGTCGTTGGTGCAACGGGCTGCAGTGGTGCAATTGGATCCAGCCCCCTTGCGCAGCTTTGGGCTGGAGGCATCGTTACTGGCGGTAGGCTCAGCTCAGAAGCCCAGGCTTCAGCGTGATGCTTCTGGTGAGCAATGGCTGGTTAGTCGACAACTCCTGCAGTTGCCCAGTGGTCAACAACGTTGGCTTCAGCTTCGGCAGAACGTGACCAGTTCCCTTGAGCAACAGCGCTTGGCGCAGTTGCTTTTGGTTGCAGCCGCAGGACTTTCGACTTTGTTCACAGCTCTGTTGCTTAGGCCTGTGATTCGGCGTGGGTTGTTGGTTCCATTGGATGATTTCGACCAGCAGCTGCAGACCCTGGAAGCCGACAACCTCGGTGAGCACCTTTTGGATCCCCAGCTGCAGCCGCAGGAATTGCGTGCCATCGCTATCGCCTTCAACAACCTGCAGCAACGCCTTGCCGCTGCCTGGCGTCGAGAGCGGGCTTTTGTGGATGGGGTAGCCCATGAACTACGCACGCCGATCACCGTGATCTCCGGCCATAGTCAGCGGCTTCAGCGCGAAGCACTCCCGGCATCTGTCCAGCGTTCCGCTGATCTGATCAATGCGGAAGCTGCGCGAATCGCTGATCTGCTACGGGTGTTGCGTGATCTGGCTCTGATCGACTCCGGTCGCCTTCAACTTGATTACCAATCACTCGATCCTGATGATCAGTTGCTGCTGGCTTACGAGTCGCTTTCCGCTAATTCCAATGGTCGGCTTCAGTTGCCTCAACCTGCTGGCGAATTAATGCCATCTCTATGGGCTGATTCAGCGCGGGTGCAGCAGTGTTTGCAAGCACTGATTCGTAATGCTCTTCTCTACAGCTCGGGGATTGTGCGATTGCAAACAGAGCAGAGCTGTGATGGCTTGATCTTGCACGTAATCGACCAGGGTGATGGCATCGCAGAAGGCGATCGCTCTGTTCTGCTTCAGCGCTTCAAGCGCGGCGTTAATTCTGCTGGCACCCGGGGCATGGGTATTGGTTTGGCTCTTGTCTACGAGTTGATGCAGGTCATGCAGGGTGAGTTGCTGATCAACGATGCTGAAGGTGGTGGCGCCGATCTGCAGCTGCGTTTCAGGCTTGCGGCAGCCGGGCCATAA
- a CDS encoding response regulator transcription factor, whose translation MASSAVDASRVLVVDDDPELLQFLQDEFSQQGLDCSSANCGGDALLMLRQESFDLVVLDWTLPDFDGTEICLRLRSSGDTTPVLMLTAHDDLDDRVQALDLGVDDYLTKPFELKELHARVRARLRRGQFASSERAKDSLTLEDLQIDLIEHRVTRGDRELALSQREFDLLAYLVKHNNEVQTRQEILEGVWGKPFVGDPNSLDVYMGYLRKKVEAKGEPQLLHTVRGVGFMARLPQA comes from the coding sequence ATGGCTAGTTCCGCAGTGGATGCCAGCAGAGTGTTGGTTGTTGATGACGATCCGGAACTGCTGCAGTTTCTGCAGGACGAGTTCAGCCAGCAGGGGCTGGACTGCAGCAGCGCCAATTGCGGTGGCGATGCCCTGCTGATGCTGAGGCAGGAGAGCTTTGATCTGGTGGTGCTCGACTGGACCCTGCCGGATTTCGATGGCACGGAGATCTGCCTGCGACTGCGCAGCAGTGGCGACACCACGCCCGTGCTAATGCTCACCGCTCACGACGATCTGGATGATCGGGTGCAGGCACTGGATCTTGGCGTCGACGATTACCTCACCAAACCCTTCGAGCTGAAGGAATTGCACGCCCGCGTGCGCGCCCGCTTGCGCCGAGGGCAGTTCGCGAGTTCTGAACGCGCTAAAGACAGCCTCACCCTTGAAGATCTACAGATTGACCTGATTGAACATCGGGTCACACGAGGGGATCGTGAATTGGCTCTCTCTCAGCGTGAATTCGATCTGCTCGCCTACCTGGTGAAGCACAACAACGAGGTGCAGACCCGGCAAGAGATTCTGGAAGGGGTGTGGGGCAAACCCTTTGTGGGCGATCCCAACTCACTGGATGTGTACATGGGATATTTGCGCAAAAAAGTGGAAGCCAAAGGTGAACCGCAGCTGCTGCACACCGTGCGCGGCGTGGGCTTTATGGCCCGGCTGCCGCAAGCCTGA
- a CDS encoding Tfp pilus assembly protein FimT/FimU codes for MKRVNAGFSLVELVVTVALLGIIASLVVPDAASDRDRLQLDAAARRLQLGLERARLAARRAQQACGISLGSDAWLEPGQQQLPAALAPCSGVDLALQEAFEQGPIRVHTNLPELIRVSANGLLLDGGTTVLSHERLDQGRCLVVSLPLGVSRVGTYQGDLPALGEAPRSTLCKPRVQEG; via the coding sequence ATGAAGCGTGTCAACGCAGGGTTCAGTCTCGTGGAGCTGGTCGTCACGGTGGCACTTCTGGGGATCATCGCCTCATTGGTCGTGCCCGATGCTGCTTCTGATCGTGATCGGCTGCAGCTGGATGCGGCGGCCCGGCGCTTGCAGCTGGGCCTGGAACGGGCCCGCCTGGCGGCGAGACGTGCGCAGCAGGCCTGCGGCATCAGCCTTGGCAGTGATGCCTGGCTGGAGCCAGGGCAACAGCAGTTGCCGGCTGCGTTGGCGCCCTGCTCAGGGGTTGACCTGGCCTTGCAGGAGGCCTTCGAGCAGGGGCCGATTCGGGTGCACACCAACCTGCCGGAGCTGATTCGCGTGTCAGCCAACGGCTTGCTGCTCGATGGCGGCACCACCGTGCTCAGCCATGAGCGGCTGGATCAGGGGCGCTGCCTGGTGGTGAGTTTGCCGTTGGGTGTGAGCAGGGTTGGCACGTATCAGGGAGACCTTCCCGCGCTCGGTGAGGCACCCCGCAGCACGCTCTGCAAACCCAGGGTTCAGGAGGGTTGA